The DNA region GCCGGCCTGGCCCGTCTCAAGACCCTGTTGGCTGAGGGCAAGAACGAGCGGGCCGACCTGACGCCGTGGCAAACGGTTGCCGGCGGTCCGCCTCTGCTGCTCGGCAGCTGGGGCGCCGGGGTGGAGCGGGCGGCCAGCGATTTTGACGGCTGGATCGCCTCGGCTCACTACCGGACCCCCGACCAGGTCATTGCCGCGCTACGCCGTTACCGTGCGGCCGGTGGCAAGCGGGCCATTGTGTCCACCATTCAGCTCGGTGGCGACCACAATTTGGACTGGGCCAGGCACACGCTGGGGCGTTTTGCCGAGGCCGGCTTTGATGATGCGGTCGTCCTGTTGCGACCCGGCGGCCCGAGTCCGGCCGAGGTCAGAGCCCTGGTCGCCTGAGCAGACAACGCTGAAGAACCTCAGGATTCTCCGGCATGAAAGCTTCCCCCCTCATCCAAACCAAAAGCCCACTTGAAGGGAGCGGGGTCGAAATACTCGCGGAAGAGTTTGATCTTCTCGTTCGCCACATGAAACAGGCCACCATAGCTTTGGTGATATAACCGACCTGTCGGCACAATCTCTACCGCCCCTTTGAACTCGACAAAAATTCTCTCCGGATCCCGCAGGGGGTGAAAGACCAGCTGTGAGGTAAAATCGGCTTTTCCGCTATTCTGCGGCCATGCCGCATAATGCTTGATGAGGTCCTCTCTCCCGGCCACACGCTTGGGGAAACCTTCTGGAGCGTAGGGCATCTCGAGAACCGCGTCCTCAGCCCAGACGCCCGCAAATTTCTCCATGTCCTTCTCTTCCAGCGCGGTCAGGAAATCCCGCACGGCTTTTTCCGTTTGCTGCCGTTTGATATAGGCTGCGGGATTGGCGGCGGCGTGGCGGATGGCCGGATCGAACACGTCACGGGTGCCGCTTTCCTCCTCCAGCGTAAATCTATGGCTGGCGATCCGCCACGTCCCAGCTTCCTTTTGCAAGGTATAGTGATACTGCCCCTTGACCTGCCACGCCAGATCGCCCACGTAGTGATCGGCGACGCCATAGGCGGTCGCTTCGGCCCGTATCCCGTCGAGCGTGACGGCGATGTTGGAGACGGCGTGCCGGGTGCGGTCAAAGCCGGGTAAGAAAGACGCCCACTGGGTCATCAACGCTTGGGGGCTTTTCAACTCCACTTCGCCGCCGTTGAGGGAGGTATAATCCATCTCTATCTCGTCGGCATACAGTTTTTCGACCGCTTCAAAGTTCCCCCGGTCTACCAGAGGCCCAAGGCCCTCGATGATCGTTCGGATAGCAGCCTCGTCTTTGATGTCCGCGCTGGTGGTCAAGGAGAGCGCTGCCAGTGTCGTTTCAAAATGCTCGGCCACAGCATCACTCGATGTTTTGACCGGAATCGGCTGGTCGTAAAAGTCAAACTGGGTCACGTCATCCAACCATAGTTC from Desulfurellaceae bacterium includes:
- a CDS encoding nuclear transport factor 2 family protein translates to MLKTRLVTAALAFTLISTNAEPATIKPVTFDSHNHSLVGNLYLPDNYEGDRKLPGLVVTGAWTTVKEQMAGTYAAAMADRGYAALAFDFRGWGQSDGRIRYLENPERKTEDINAAVHYLSRRPEVDGNRIGGLGICASSGYMSDVALNNDTVKSLALVAPWLHNAEIVKAVYGGDEGVSRLIQASRQAEKSPEPVIVEAASMTNDRAVMYQAPYYTQPDRGLIPEYDNKFNRASWEGWLTYDAIQSADELKKPVLLVHSEAAAIPQGAREYARRLGRNVVELWLDDVTQFDFYDQPIPVKTSSDAVAEHFETTLAALSLTTSADIKDEAAIRTIIEGLGPLVDRGNFEAVEKLYADEIEMDYTSLNGGEVELKSPQALMTQWASFLPGFDRTRHAVSNIAVTLDGIRAEATAYGVADHYVGDLAWQVKGQYHYTLQKEAGTWRIASHRFTLEEESGTRDVFDPAIRHAAANPAAYIKRQQTEKAVRDFLTALEEKDMEKFAGVWAEDAVLEMPYAPEGFPKRVAGREDLIKHYAAWPQNSGKADFTSQLVFHPLRDPERIFVEFKGAVEIVPTGRLYHQSYGGLFHVANEKIKLFREYFDPAPFKWAFGLDEGGSFHAGES
- a CDS encoding LLM class flavin-dependent oxidoreductase, whose protein sequence is QPQMSDLAEQARRYAGEGFDSLWMAQAVGRGFMIPDPFIALATAANVTTDIELGTAVLQLPLYHETDLAHRIFSLTQVCGERLTLGLGAGSTETDFVAFERDYATRFKTFDAGLARLKTLLAEGKNERADLTPWQTVAGGPPLLLGSWGAGVERAASDFDGWIASAHYRTPDQVIAALRRYRAAGGKRAIVSTIQLGGDHNLDWARHTLGRFAEAGFDDAVVLLRPGGPSPAEVRALVA